The genomic stretch ctagtcacctcccagtaatccttccacttccccTTGTATGTGTGCACCCTAAATGGGCAATTACTTCTAATACAACACACATCATACACTGTTGGGTTGCTCTTCACGACCCTAAACTGCTGTTGCAAAGATAAAGTGAACTATCGCTTCACAgctgccttcacctcatccccactaggATACAAAGTACCCACACAAAtctcattctccctgtacttCCAAGGGACATTTTCCCCTTCATTGACTTGTAGGTTGGAATGGTTAGAAGTTGACCAGTTCCTCGAGACAGGATTAGCATTATCCTCATCcgacgagtcatcatccatggcaccatggtcctcttctccttccccctctacctgctcaactaactgagggatgtcttccccctcatcagcctcgtcGTTTGGCTCACGGGGTGCATtttcatcctctgcatctctttCTCCTACCCCATCTTCATTATCttcttcagtttgcccatcagtACTCTCCACACCTTCCTCACCTCTAACTTCCCCACCTCCCACTTCTTGCATCTGACTGCTACACCCAATCTTCTGAaacacttcaacaaacaatatTAGCGGTAAACCGCGCTTAGTACAACCATTTACATAGGCCCTCCAGTTCTGGGTTTCTTCAAGCGGCATCAACTCCCAAAATATTATGTCAGGCTGTAACCTCACTACAGCCTTAACAGACAGctcaacttgatctctatcaagattGAAAGCCTTAAATAGCCAGTTGCATATTGAAgcccaagtcctctctcttgctcttggtaattGTTTGCAGAACGACTGAAATTCAGACAAATCTatcccttctggaccatatctaacctccccccgACCACACTTGGAAAATTAAACTTTTCGACATTCctgtcaatatacacgacatgAACAGATATTATTACTCTCTCATGTTCTTTATTTAACTAACCAACAGCACCTGCATTTCAACAATAATAGAAACATCTAACTCGAGCATTGCCAATAATAACAATTCTAAAGTTATCTAAATATACGAACAAATTAATTTTAGTTTACCCTATCAATATACACGATATTAACGGAGAGcattactaaatattactaaatttaactaaccctaAACACCCCTGCATTctaaaaaaactatataaagaTATGCATAAcatgaaaaaaattataactaataaTAATTTCAACTGACCCCTAAAACACCTACATTCTAAATACCTATATAAAATATAACTCGTGCgttgcaaataatattcatcttaaatttatctaaataaatcaacaaactaattttactgCAACATAAATAATtaagctaaatccactataCTGACAAACctatatttttctatgtctcaTATAAACACCTAGATTTCATCTACTACTTAACACTACACCATTTATATAGCTACCACATCAACTATTACATCTACCAAGTACGAGTTAAGCTAAACTAGGGGATTTATAATAATACCTCAAATGAAGTGAAGATTCGGATTTCAATCTACACCCtactcccctcctctcctctcctctgcccctccctttctttctcttctcctccctccctttcatcctcttctctcccttcctctcgACTCCCTCCGCTTCCTCCAGAAACACCAGCGCACGCCTCCCTCTACTTCCTCCAGAAACACTAGCGCACGCCCCGCCTCGACCGCTCCGCAGCTTTTAAAGGCGCGGGCCCGTTACCGCCGAATCAGGCGGCGGTAACAATCCCGCTCCCGCCGTTTGAATCGGCGGCGCCTGTTACCGCCCCCTTATCCGGCGAAAACAGGATACTGCTAAGCCATCCGACAGAAACAACCTCGGCCCACGCGCGCCAGCAACCCCTGTGCTGCCCGCCGAATCAGGATTTGGCAACCAACGTAGCGCACGCGCAAAGCTACCGCCGTTTCACCCGGCGGTAACTTCTCTTACCGCCGTTTGACATGGCGGTAGCCGTTTACCACCGTTTGATCCGGCGGTAGGGGTCCatttctacaattttttggacggcttatttatttctacaaatttgtaaaataaaaaatataaaaataaaaaatgcccAGGCGATGGGGATTGAAACCGGGCCTTGGAGTGTGCGGAGATGCCAAGCCGGTCCTATTTCCATTCCGGGCCAGCCTAAACTGAATGGTGATTTCATCATGGGCCTGTTTTTGAAACAGTCCGCTACGATCCACCTGGAATGGCCCATTCCGAGGTAACCGAACGGAGCCTTAACCAGCTCGATGCTGATGCTGCCGCCTGTGCCTCAGCGCCTTGTGCGCACTCCTCCGCAGCCCGACCACGCAGCCCAAGCGAGATCCCAGATTGCTGAGCGCCGCGGCTCCAGCTCTCCGAAGCTGCTCGGCCTCGCCCTAGCCCTCGTCCTCGCCCTCGCTGCCGTCGGCGCGTCGAGGCTGTACGCTGCTGGGTACTGATGATGTAAACGAGAGAACTGATGAATTTATTACGTACCTATATTAAGAAACCGTAAAAAATGTAAGTTGGAGGGTATAGTTAAAGAGATGATATCTTGCTGATGGTCTGGACACTATCTATGGACACTTGGGTTTGGGACTATCCTTAATCAAGCAAGTCCCGACTAGcttttttactccctccgttccaaattataggtcgttttgacttttctagatacatagatattattatgtatctagacatagggtatatctaagtgtataacaaagtctatgaatctaataaagtcaaaacgacctataatttggaacggagggagtacataacaGCCACACATGTGGGCTAGGGCTGTGGCGTGACAAGTCGGTGGTGTAGAAACAAACACGCTCTAACTCTGATTCAATTTTTTGTCGTGTAATTGGAATATTTTTCTTAAGTTCAGCACTGTTCTTTGAACACGCATTCATGTACGAAAACCAACTCCTTTTTAGGTTTAAAAAGTAGCTCAAATCAAATTAAGCTCTTTCCTTAGGCTTTTATTAGCAAGAACCAGACATGGACCTTAATTCCATTAAGCCCCCTTCTGTCTTCTCACTCCCACCGTCCCACGCACGTCGGTGCGTCTCGCCGCCGGCTGATCTCTAGATTATCTCGCCGTCACCGACGATTAAGCTCGCCGCTACCCAGATTCGCAGCCGGCCACCATGCCAGGTCCACCACCGACCCAAACAGCCCAACCAGACCCAAAACCCAACAACAACCGCCGCCGTGTTCTCCTCTTCCTGGCGCCGCCACTTCTCGCGGTCGCCGTCGCCCTCCTCCTGGGCGCGTCCACCAACCCGCTACcccgccgcttcctccgcgTTCTCCTCGGTCCTAAGCCCTCCGTTCTCCGCCCAGCAGCGCCTCGTCCCGCGGTCGACCTCTCCCCCGATGCGGGACGCCCACCATGTGTTCTATGGATGGCCCCATTcgcctccggcggcgggtaCTGCTCCGAGGCCTGGTCCTACGTCGCCGCGCTTGACGCGCACGCTGACGCCTGGGCGGGCAAGAACTTCACGCTCGCCATCGCCCACCACGGCGACCTTGAGTCGCCGGAGTTCTGGATTGGCCTACCGGAGCCGTCCAAGAATCTGGCGTAcaggctcgccgccgcgcgttGTGAGCTCGGGCGCGCCGTGGTCGTCTGCCACAGCGAGCCCGGCGCGTGGTATCCGCCGATGTACGAGGCCCTGCCCTGCCCGCCTACCGGGTACCACGAGCCGGCGTTCGTCATTGGCCGGACTATGTTCGAGACTGACCGCGTCTCGCCGGAGCACGTTAGGCGGTGCAATCAGATGGACGCTGTCTGGGTGCCGACGGACTTTCACGTGTCAACATTTGTGAAGAGCGGCGTGGATCCTGCCAAGGTTGTCAAGGTGGTGCAGGCGGTGGATGTCGAGTTCTTTGATCCAGCAAAGCATGCAGCGCTTCCTCTGCCGATTGGTGTGCCTGTCATGGTGCCTGAAGGTTCCATATTGGAACATGGTGACCCCAAAAGCAGAGGCTTTGTGTTTCTTAGTGTGTTCAAATGGGAGCAGAGGAAGGGCTGGGATGTGCTGCTGAGAGCATTCTTGCAGGAGTTCTCTGGAGCTGATGATGTGGTACTCTACCTCCTAATTAGTGCCTACCACTCTGACACAAACTTCATTGGGAAAATCCGCAGATTTGTGAAAGAATCAAGCATTAATGAGCCAGTGGAAGGATGGGCTGAAATCCGTGTTATTGATGTGCATGTCCCTCAGTCAGCACTTCCAAGTTTGTACAAAGCTGCAGATGCATTTGTTCTGCCAACCCGTGGCGAGGGGtggggtagaccggtggttgaagCCATGGCCATGGCTCTGCCAGTGATTGTGACGAATTGGTCAGGCCCAACAGAGTATCTGACTGAGGAGAATGGGTACCCATTGAACGTGGACAGGCTGACTGAGGTCACAGAAGGACCATTTAAGGGCCACCTATGTGCGGAGCCATCAGTTGATCATCTGAGGGCTTTAATGAGACATGTCTTTGGTGATAGAGAGGAGGCAAGGAGTAAAGGGAAGAAGGCAAGGGAGGACATGATGGAGAGGTTCTCTCCAGAAATCGTTGCAAGGATTGTTGCTGATAAGATACAACAGGCTCTTGTCAATACTCGGTCGACGGAAGATTAAACTATGACCACAAAGTGCCAGTGGAGATTTGATACACCATGGAGGCATAGAATGCTATGTATGTATTTTACTGACCTTAGTCATTATCTTTCCCTAGGATTCATACTTACCATTTTCTTGTGATTTTGAGATAATTGTGACTGCTGTTCATTGCCTTATGTGATACTGAACTAAATGTTCTTGGAGCATATAATGCAATCAAATCTTGATCTCTTTTGATTTACTTGCTGTTTTCAGTTAGAAAAAGTAAACATTGGAAGTGAAGTTTTAGCCCGAGAACTAGCATGGTTTTTGCATCTTACCCAACCCTTTTCCACATCCTAACTGGTTATTGTCAGTTTTGGACCATTGATTCACCcaaaaattgcaaatatgagagGGAGAAAGAAGAATTACACTTGATCTGTATGGTTGGGTTATCTGCAGTCATTGGTCCTAAGATAACGTGGAATCAGATTCGGTCAAATAAGTTTGAATTCAAGAAGAACTGAATTCGTTGCCAATAGGACTTCAAATTAATCTGTGGTAGAGTTGAAGCAAAACCTAAATGTGATGGTATGGGCATGTTGCTGTTGTCGAGTTGGGGTTGCTACATAAGAAGTCCTAAAGAAGAGTTCTATAGAAAAATTCTGCAGATAATTAAGTTTTCTACCATGAAGTTTGGTACAAAGTTTTATGTAAACTTTATCAGAGAAGTTTAATATGTAAGTTTTCAAGAGGAATTCTCTAGAAGAGTTTTATTGATAAGCTGTGAGGAAATGTTTTTGCAGGTAAGTTCCTACAACAGCATTAAAATGTTATTAAGAAAACTCTTTTTATAGTCTATCAGAAAATTCTATTGGACAAGACGAACTATTTATGTATAAAACTTACAAAGTTCTCTCTTACAACTTACAGTTAGTATGAATAGTATATTTTTTGGTGTTACAGTTTTTTCGATTCAACAAATAAATTTGTCAAAATGGTATAAATTTTCATATACAGTACCTAACAAAGGAAATCCGTGAAACTTTGACATACTATTTGTGCACACACAAGGATATGAGAATGTATGTCTATGTCAAGGCGATTGTTGCAGGACATGTAAGAGTACTTTTCCTCCACCTGATAGCTCAAGTACATTTTTCTTCATGAGTTGCTTTATAGATCTGCTAAGCTATTATTAGGCAAAAGCACCAAGGTTGATCGAGAACCCATGCCTAATGTCGGACGAAGATCACATATAAGTGGGCATTAGGAAATCTGGTTACATGTTCTGCCATCTGATCTACACAGTAGATCTAACTTTGGTAAAAGatgcttttcttttgaattCATCCGTTGAGAAACTTTTACCGGTTGGTGGTACTAAAGTCTAGAGGAGCATCAATACgaggtggtaacaccaaccggtacgAAGGATCTCCGGGGCTTGAAGGCTAGTTTTTCCGTAGTCAGCGTCTAGCTACTGATTTCATTTATAGATGTTCAATATACATCGAGTTTTCATATATAAGTAAATTGACCAAAGAACATATATATACAAGGATAAATACTAAGGTAATTAAAGATTGAGCTCCATCGTACGAAGCTTTGTGCTGGAAGGTAACCTGCAGAGTCACAGTAGCCCATACGcatttcttctttttggtcCAGGTACGGTGATGCGGCGCGGGGACGGAGAATGCTCAGTAGTAGCAGAACAACACCGGTGATGGAACTGACGATGAGATTGTAACGCAAGAGATTTCTCACGGCGGTGTTCATCTAGAGAAATAACACTAAAGGAATGACGTACGGCTCCATCCAAGGCAGATCAAAAGAGAAATACCCAACTCCATCTGTCCTCAGCTCATTGTGGACTAGTGGACTAATAATAACGAGTCCAAAGATatgtaggttttgagataaaaatggcaTCACTTGTTTCATATTTGAATGTAGTTTCGTGTGATTACAGATTTTATTGCAAAAAAAAGTATGATGTAGTAGAAGTTAATAATACTCGAAATTAATTATGGAGATTGGAGTGCACGGGAAAGCCTTATAAAAATGAGAGAATTCCCTCAATGCCACTGAAAATTATACCACTTCCCTCATTGCCATTAAAATTTTTCAGTTCCCTTCACTGCCACTACATCAATTTTTCATTCCCTTCACCGCCATTTCCGTCGACGAACCGTTAAGTTCATGTTATGTTGAGCGGAAAAGACAACTTTGTCCTATCATGAGAATGTAATGAAATTTGACACATCCCTTGCATGCCATTGCATAAGTCAGTGAAATTTGACCCATCCCTTGCATGCCATTGCATAAGTCAGTGAAGTTGAACATGCAATGTATCATTATTTGAACGTTATTATAAATCATGATAAAAACATGTAGATATGTGTATACAAAACAAATCCAACATATATAAGAGAGACATGACATAAGTTCAACATATAAAGCCTTATAGATTCATCACACAAACCATAACATAAGTTCAACATAACACAGGTTGCCATCCACATGCTAGCGAAATAAAAAATAGCAAACATACCATTACAGGTGTGTTCTCCCAAGCAAGGTGAATTGAGTTTCAGTTTCTGATCACACATCATATAGCCCATAGTTTGGAGCACAACACCTACAGGTTTCAGTATGCACATCATGCTTTTGCATCCCACAAAATAAGCAAAATATGCCAAGATAACATGGCATTCATTCCATGATCTTTCTTTTGCTTCTAGTGCCCATTGCAGGGCTATTAGGAGTAGAAGTCTTGCTTTCGGTGCACATGGCAGGACTATGTGGTGGCCCCAGTTCTTGCTTCTTTGACTCCATTGTAGCCTTTGTCTTGGTTGCTTTTGCCTTTCCTTGTTCCTTCcctcctccctttctcttcTTTGTAGGTTTTGAGGTAGAAGTTGTTTGTGCACTTGCTTCACAAGAAGGGTACTGAATGGAGAGCGCCTTAGCTTGGCTAGAGTCACATCCTGACATGCACATTCATTTTCTTGTTTTGAGAAGCTAGAATATGAATATGTTGAGATTTTATATGACACATTAAAACTGAACTTACTTATGAGTTTTTCCAGAACTGAGAGTATTTGAGCACGTTTGGCTGCATCACAGATTGCAATATATGTGACTTGCAATAACAATATTTTAAGATAAGTATAATATATGTGAATAGATGCTTGCCTAGGAGGAAAATAAATTGGAGTTGGCCTTGAGGAAGTGGAGCCTGCAGGTACAACACTCATCTCTTAACTGTCATGGACAGTTTCATGGCtttgcttctttttcttctttggtggATCCCAGCATGAGCAATATAGTACAAATATTAGtataactatatatatatatattacaagTACAAATGTTAGTAAATACATATCATAGTACCTCTCAGCTAGCAGGGCTGCTATATTAGCCGGGTCACCATCTTTGCATGTGTGCCAATATTGTCCAAAACCTTGGCAAACTTCACATCTATGTTGCCATTTCTTGCGTGTTGTGCTGCTATTGCTCTCAGAACTCCCTTTGAACCTCTGATTCTTTCTTCTACTAGTTGTGGGCTTTAGAAGCGGTGGATGCATGAAGAAATCATGATCAGATTTCTGCCATTAAGACTTGTCATTCAAAGCAGGGATAAGATTCTCATATGCAGCCCTAAATTTCTCAACTGAATAGTATAGGTCTACATACTTCTCCAAAGGTTCTTTCATGGAAGTGATGAAAGCAATAGCATGTTTACATGGAATGCCTAAGACTTGAAATTTTCTACATGAACATGTTCTCTCTTGTAGGTTGACCACGCACTTGAATCCATTGTTGCCCTTGACACACACTTCTGCTACATCATCTGAGCACCTATGGACATCCATTTCCAAATTGAAGCTCTCCTCCTTCAACTTCTTCTTGATGTAGGGCAAAATAAGTCCTATAAACTTTCTTGAGACCGTCCTCCTTGTATCCCACTTCTTCATAAGAAGTTTCCTGAGCTTGTCCATGAGATCATCCAAGTTCAAGACCTTGAACTTCTTTATCCAGTTATTGCAACTCTCTACCAGATTATTGGTGACATAATCCACCTTGCAATGGGTTAAGAATTGGCTTCTTGTCCATATCCTTGTATGACATTTCTTTATATACTCCATTACATCTGGTCTAGCTGCATCCATTGCGTGCCAATGCTTCACAAAGAAGTATGGAGACCATGAATAAGCTGCTGCCCATAGATGGTCATCAAACCCTTCCCATTGTACCTTTTCTTGAAGTTAGACACCAAATGGAACATGCACTTCCTTTGTTCAGCTTTTGGGAACACTTGTTGCACTCCAGCCATCACAAGTTGTCCAACATCTGTACAAATTGCTAGACCAGGTGGTGTTCCTATGGCATCTCTAAGTCTTTGCAAAAACAAGATCCAGTTCTCACTAGTTTCAGAGTAAATCATTCCAAAAGCAACTGGATACATCCAGTTATGACCATCTACAACACATGCACATACCAATTTGCCCCTGGACTTTCCTATCAAGAAGGTACTATCTATTGACAAGTATGGCCTACAGCCCTTCAAGAACCCATCTATGCATGGTTtcatagcaaaaaaaaatactctatTGAACCTTACCTTTTCCTGGATTTTGTGATGATCAATTACTACAAACTACCGGGACATTCCTTTTCTATCTCAACCTTGAAGCTATACAAGTTATTAAAATTTTTATCCCAATCACCAAACAATTGCTTATTGAAAATGCATCTTGACCCTCTAAGTGAGTTTTGGtattgatgacatgcataattaaggaactaatgattttattgagAAATTGATAGGCTCAAAgccaaagaaataaaaatatgcAAGAAAGTACCCCGAATTTGTTGAAGAACGGTGTTGGAGCTTAAGAGAAGATCGtttatcattttctaattttgaatttgagtataggaacaccgtactataaagggggatgCGGCTTGTTgacttgaagatgtcaaagtgctCATTTGTGATACTAaccacctatgagagacaccttaaTCACACACATGCATATGTAGTTTGTCATAGTTTTTGCatccgtcggaagttccgactaGGTGTCGGAAGTTTCGACAAATGCCAGAATTTCCTAGTAACTTCCGATAGGGGGGTGCTGAGCAGATTTATTTGAACAgggttggaacttccgaccctaTGTTGGAAGATCCGACAATCACTTAACAGTAtagcaacggctagtttttggggctcGGGTATTTGTACCCCTCAGCCCCCTCTTCATTTGTTGCTGACCTAACCTGAAACAAACACCTCCAagagcattcaatactccttcccactccctccttgagctaaatctttgagagttttgagctagggcttgggtgagagaaggatttgaggtgtgtgactcTAGCTTTGAGTGTGAGATCaatcaagttcatctcaagagcacttgaatCATCTTCGGTTTTTGATttgcatttgttactcttgaagcttgcttctagatggtTTGGCGTCACCCGtttgtttcaaaattttcagAGGCTATTCAGAGGTGTCCTTGGTGTGCTGGATAAAAAATAAGATGAACAAGTGAGAGCGGGGGTTACCTACCAAAGGGGGACATCGGGAGGCTTAAAAAGAGCTCAGGTCGATCAGCCTTAGGTTCACTAGGCCGATCTCGGCCTGGTGCCTTCCCTCCTTCTTTGCTTGTCTTCTTTCTTCACATGATTGCTTGTCCATCATAGCATTGAATTTTTAGGTCTTCACGTGAAGGGAACCTACAAATCAatctcctccactcctttgtgttgtcaccttattgAAAATCATGCACCTATGTGTTATAGCcttgttgttttctcaattTCGCTCAATGCCTTATCCTTTGAGCTGCAACAAACAAGTATGGCAGGC from Setaria italica strain Yugu1 chromosome II, Setaria_italica_v2.0, whole genome shotgun sequence encodes the following:
- the LOC101784515 gene encoding uncharacterized protein LOC101784515, which encodes MPGPPPTQTAQPDPKPNNNRRRVLLFLAPPLLAVAVALLLGASTNPLPRRFLRVLLGPKPSVLRPAAPRPAVDLSPDAGRPPCVLWMAPFASGGGYCSEAWSYVAALDAHADAWAGKNFTLAIAHHGDLESPEFWIGLPEPSKNLAYRLAAARCELGRAVVVCHSEPGAWYPPMYEALPCPPTGYHEPAFVIGRTMFETDRVSPEHVRRCNQMDAVWVPTDFHVSTFVKSGVDPAKVVKVVQAVDVEFFDPAKHAALPLPIGVPVMVPEGSILEHGDPKSRGFVFLSVFKWEQRKGWDVLLRAFLQEFSGADDVVLYLLISAYHSDTNFIGKIRRFVKESSINEPVEGWAEIRVIDVHVPQSALPSLYKAADAFVLPTRGEGWGRPVVEAMAMALPVIVTNWSGPTEYLTEENGYPLNVDRLTEVTEGPFKGHLCAEPSVDHLRALMRHVFGDREEARSKGKKAREDMMERFSPEIVARIVADKIQQALVNTRSTED